The following are encoded together in the Longimicrobium terrae genome:
- a CDS encoding helix-turn-helix domain-containing protein: MTHVPLQQIRAAANAAQEQTSLREAAREVGMSPTGLSNFLRGARPSPGTLRKLQSWYVLEGARHVEMSASDGHAAISLLTEGIPAEYREHCKTEFLVTLGQVYREDRPDWVRRLLVRAAQPSGAHGNTTGAPG, encoded by the coding sequence ATGACCCACGTTCCGCTGCAGCAGATCCGTGCGGCCGCAAACGCTGCCCAGGAGCAGACCTCATTGCGGGAAGCGGCGCGTGAGGTGGGTATGTCGCCGACCGGGCTCAGCAACTTCTTGCGCGGGGCGAGGCCGTCCCCAGGCACGCTGCGCAAGCTCCAATCGTGGTATGTCCTCGAGGGAGCCCGGCACGTGGAGATGTCAGCGAGTGACGGCCACGCCGCGATCAGCCTGCTGACCGAGGGAATTCCGGCCGAGTATCGAGAGCACTGCAAAACAGAATTCCTGGTCACCCTGGGCCAGGTGTACAGGGAAGACCGTCCCGACTGGGTTCGCCGGTTGCTCGTCCGTGCCGCTCAACCATCCGGCGCACACGGCAACACTACTGGGGCACCTGGCTGA